The nucleotide window GGTATCGGACGGTGTTCGGATGCACGTGCAGGGCGGTGGCGGTGTGATCCAGGCGCTGACCGTGGTCGAGATAGGCCAGCGCGGTCGACGCCAGCTCCCGGTGGAAGTCGTCGGCAGCCCGCAGCTCGCCGAGGAACGCCGCGCTGTTCAGGCCCGCCAGCAGCGGCTGCGCCGTCAGTGCGAGGTCGACGGCGTGGTCCATGAGCAGGTGCGGGCCCCGGCGCGGCGAACGGGCCGCCAGCGGCAGGGCGGCCAGGCAGAGCCCGTACATCGACGGGAGCTCGCTCAGCGGCGCGGCGGGGCCGGCGACGACGAGCAGGTCCGTCTCGCAGCCCGCCGGCAGCCGGTGCGTGAGCGCGGCCAGGCGGCCGCCGACCGTACCGCAGACTCCGCCCGCGGCCGCCAGCCGGCGGCCCGCCGGGCGCAGCCGCGCGGGGTCGCCGACCTCGGCGACCAGGCAGTGGTAGCGGCCGTCCGGGCGCAGGCCCACCCGGGCGAGCTCCGCCGGCGACGGCTCGGGCTCCTCGCCGAGCAGCAGCCCGCGCAGCACCCGGTCGCCGGCGTCCGCCCGGTCGCCGGCGAGGTCCCGCTCCGCCGCGCGATGGCCGGAGATCACGTGGCGCTCGAGCGCGCCCAGGTAGCGGTCCATGTCCAGCAGCACCTCGAGCAGCAGGCCGTCCGGGATGTCCGCGGCCCGGGCCCGTTGCACGGCGATCTCCAGCGCCCGGGTACGCCCCGCCTGCACGGCGCCGAGCAGCCCGCCGATCGAGATGCCCTGCGCGGCCCGGTCGGCGCCGAGGCGGGCGGCCTCGGCGAAATCGCGCTCGCTGGGATCGCCGGACCGCTCGAACGAGGCAAGCCCGGCCGCGAACAGGATCGCTACGTGGCGCCGGGTCTCCGCCGGCGGCAGCCGGGCCACCTCCGGCGCCTGCGCCCGGGCCGCCTCGACCAGCTCGTCGACGATCCGTTCGTCGGCCGCCATGTCCCACAGCACCTTGAGGAACACGTCGCCCCGCGTCGTCAGCGCCATCTTCGCTCCCGGAAGCCGGCCGGTTGTCCGTGCCGCACAACGGCCGGCCCGGATGTTGGCGACCGGCACCTATCGACAGCCGCCGATTCAGTATTACCTATGCGTTACCGCAAAGTAACAACGCCGGCGTTCAGGAGAGTCCCGTGGCACTCAAGTCCTCCGCGCTCGTCGCCCTCGTCGCCGTCCTCACCGCGGCACCGCTGCCGGCCTCCGCCGCGCCGCCGCCGCTGCGGGAGGTGATGTTCGTCGGCAACAACTGGGAAGGCACCGTCGACGTCATCGGATCCAGCGGCGGCTACGGCAAGCTCGGCCGGATCAACGTGATCCCGGACAAGGACGCCCGGCTCTGGGAGATCTACCTGAACCCGATCAGACTCGCGTTCTTCCTCGGCATCCGCTCGGGCCCGGGCGAGGGACACGACCAGCTGGTCGACGACATGTACACCACGCCGGACGGCGGCGCGCTTGTCGCCTCGCGGCCGAGCTTCGCCGACGTGGTCTCCATCGACCTGCGCACCGGGGCGGTCAGGTGGCGCTTCGCGGTCTCCGGCTACCGCGCCGACCACATGGCGGTCAGCCCGGACGGGACCAGGGTCGCGGTGTCGGCGTCCACCTCGAACACCGTGCACGTCCTCGACATCGCCACCGGCCGGCAGCTCGGCTCGTTCGCCACCGGCGACAAGCCGCACGAGAACATCTACTCCGCCGACGGCCGCTACCTCTGGAACATGTCCATCGGCGAGGTGAACACCGACCTCGACGACCCGATCTGGGACTGGACCAAGGGCAACCGGCGGATCACGGTCGCGGACACCACGACCTTCCAGACGGTACGCACGATCGACATGCGCGCCCGGCTCGACGCCTTCGGCCGCAGCGACCTGTCCAACGCGATGCGCCCGACGGTGTTCAGCGCCGACGGCTCGAAGCTGTACTTCCAGGTGTCGTTCTTCAACGGCCTGGTCGAGTACGACATCGCCACCGACCGGATCACCCGGGTGAAGACGCTGCCGAAGAACCCGGCGACCAGCGACGACCGCACCACCTTCGTCAACGACTCCCGGCACCACGGCCTGGCGCTGAGTCCCGACGGCGGCCGGCTCTGCGTGGCCGGGACCATGGACGACTACGCGACGGTGGTCGACCGCGCGACGCTGCAAGAGGGTGAGCTCGTACCGGCGGCCAAGCCGTACTGGGCGACGGTGAGCGGCGACGGCCGCGACTGCGTAATCTCGGAGTCGGGCGCGGACCAGGTCTCCGCGATCAGCTTCGCGACCGGCCGCCGGGTGGCGACCGTTGCGGTCGGCGACCACCCGCAGCGCGTCCGCATCGGACACGTGCCGGACAACTGGGCGCCGCCCGCCGCCCGCTGAGCGCGCCGGCCGCGGCCCCGGTTGACACCTCGGCCCTGCTGGGCGAGTGTTCCGAGATGAACGTTGACTGGCCCTCGGCAGGCACCCTCATGGCCTCCCGCTACCGGCTGGTGTCGCGCCTGGAGACCGGCGGGATGGCGCAGATCTGGCACGCCGACGACGAGTTGCTGGACCGCCCGGTCGCACTGAAACTGCCCGCCGGGCTCGACCCGGCCAGCGCCGACGTCCTGCACCTCGCCTGGAAAGAGGCGCGGATGGCGGCCCGGCTGTCGCACCCCAACATCGCCGCCGTGCACGACTACAACGCCGCGATGCGGCCCGAGGGCTACATGGCCCCGTTCGTCGTGATGGAGCTGCTGGCCGGCGAGTCACTCGCGGCCCGGCTGGCCCGCTCCCCGCTGGGCTGGCGTGAGTCGGCCAGCATCGGCGCGGCGGTGGCCGACGCGCTGAACGCGGCGCACGCCAACGGCGTGGTGCACCGCGACATCAAGCCGGGCAACGTCATGCTGACGCCGACCGGCGTCAAGATCCTCGACTTCGGGATCAGCGCGACGACCGGCGAGCCCGACGACGACGAGACAGGTGCGACGTTCGGCACCCCCGCGTACGTGGCGCCGGAGCGGCTCGACGGCAAGCCCGCTGAGCCGGCCACCGACGTGTACGGCCTGGGCGTGCTGCTCTACGAGATGGTCACGGGCGAGCCGCCGTACCCGGTGGACACCTGGGAGGAGCTCGACGCGGCCCGCACGGCCCCGCCGCGCGCGCTGCCGCCCGGCCTGCCCGTCGCGTTCCGGGACCTGGTCGAGTCGTGCCTGCGGGAGGAGCCGGACCTGCGGCCGACCGCCGCGCACGTCGGTCACGGGCTGGCCACCCTCACGCCCCCGCCGCCCGCCACCCGGCGCCGCCCGGCCCGCCGGCGCCTGGCCCTGTTCTCCGGGCTGACCGCGCTCGTCGTCTCGGTCATCGCCCTCTTCGCGGCGCTGGGCTCGTCGCGCCAGACCCTCGACGCCACCGGCGAGCCCTCGGCGACCGCCGCGCCGACCGCCGCACCGCCGAGCCCGGCACCCACGACGCCCGGCACCCTCTCGGCGCCGCGGCGCACGGCCGCCACCACCGCCGCGCCGCTGCGCGTCGACGACGCGATCGACCGGGTCCGGTCGGCCGTCGTGGCCGGCCGGGAGCTGGGCGAGATCCGCCCCGACGTCGCGCAGGACCTGATCAATCTGCTCGGGCCGCTGGGCCGGGCCAAGGCCGCTGACGTGCTCCAGCACGCGAAGGAGTTGCAGCGCAAGGTGCTCGAACGCGTCGAGGAGGGCAGCGTCGACGGTGACCGGGCCGACCTGTTGCGATCGCGGCTGGCCGACCTCGAACGGGCGGCCGAGCGCGGCTCAGGCTGAGCCGCGCAGCACCAGGCGGGTGCTCAGCACCAGCCCGCCCTCCTCGGCCTCCTCGCCGTCGATCTTGGCGAGCAGCAGCCGGACCATCTCCTGGCCCATCTCCTCGATGGGCTGGTGGACGCTGCTCAGCGGCGGGTCGGTGTGCCGGGCGATGACCGAGTCGTCGAAGCCGATGACCGCGATGTCGCGCGGCGCGACAAGACCGCGCTCCCGCATGACCCGCAGGGCGCCGGCGGCCATCATGTCGGCGGCGGCGAAGACGGCGTCGACATCGGGGTGCCGGTCGAGCAGCCGGCGCATGGCCTCGGCGCCGCTCTCCTCGCTGAAGTCGCCGTTCACGACGATGCCCTCGCCCACCACGTCGCGGTAGCCGTCGAGGCGCGCGATGCCGGCCGCCATGTCCAGCGGGCCGGTGATTGTCGCGATGCGCCGGCGTCCGAGCCGGGCCAGGTACTGGACCGCCTCCCGCGCGCCGCCGCGGTTGTCGGCGTCCACGAAGCAGCCGGGCTCGGCCTGGGTCGGGCGCCCGGCCCGCACGGTCGCGACGCCGCGCTGTTCGAGCGTGGACAGCAGCGTGTCGGCGCCGTGCAGGGAGAGCAGGAGCGCGCCGTCGACGTGCTGACGGGTCAGGTAGCCCTCCAGCCGCTCACGCTCCTGGCGCGACTGCGAGATCATCAGGACCATCTGGAGGCCCCGGTCGACCAGGCCCGACGAGATCGACTGCACGATCCGGCCGAAGAACGGCTCGGCGAAGAACCGCTCACCGGACTCGAAGATGACCAGGGCGATCGAGTCGGTCCGCTGTGTCACGAGCGTGCGGGCGGCCCGGTTCGGCACGTAGCCCAGCTCGGCGATCGCGTCCTTGACCGCGGCGCGGGCGGCGGGGCTCACCTGATCCGAGCCGTTCACGACCCGGGAGACCGTTCCGCGCCCGACTCCGGCCCGGACCGCGACCTGATCCAGCGTCGGTCTTCCCGTGCCCCGGGTCCGCTCCCCCGTCATCGCGTCCCCTCCTGGTCCGAGCTTCGCCAGACACAACTTATCTCCCACACGTTTCTCGGTGCCGTGCGGCGCGGCGCGCGCCGCTGTTTGTGTCCGGTATTACCCGTCTGGCGAGGTTTTCCAGCGCGGAAATCCTCAAGTCTCGCCGTCCGGGCCGGTCGCAACCGTGCGGCACCTGTTCGGGACCGGGCCGCGCACCGGCCGGACCGGATTGTTCTCCCCATGCCCGGCCGATAAACGGCCGGAACATGCGGGGGGAAGCCAAGAAATGCGTATCAAGTTTGCGAAGTCGTTGACCGTTCTGACTGCCATGGCCCTGGGCGCCGGTACCGCGATGGCGGGTACCACCGCCGCGACCGCCGCGCCGGCCAAGCCGTGTGTCACCGACAAGAACCTGGTGCCGTCCTGTGGCGTGTTGTGGGGTGCCGCCGCGGGTGGTTTCACCACCGCCCCGCGTGATGCCGAGCTGAAGAAGTGGGAGAAGACCTCCGGCCGGACCGCGAGTATTTTCCACACCTACCACAAGGGTGACGAGGCGTTCCCGACCCAGGCCGAGATCGACATGACGTCGGATCCGGCGAACCCGCGGGTGCTGCTGACGAACTGGAAGATCGCTTACGGCTCGTCGTGGGCGAAGGTTGCCAAGGGTGAGCAGGACAAGCGCATCGACGCGTTCGCCGCCCGGATCAAGAAGGACTACGGCGACAAGAAGTTCTTCCTGGTGCTCAACCACGAGCCGGAGAACGATGTGATCGCCAAGAAGGGCTCCGGCTGGGAGGCCAAGGACTTCGCCGCGATGTACCGCCACACCATCAAGCGCCTGGAGTCCAAGGGTGTGGACAATGCGATCAACGTGATGGCGTACATGGGTAACGAGAAGTGGATGGCCCAGTCCTGGTGGGCCGACCTGTACCCCGGCGACGACGTCGTCGACTGGATCGGCCTGGACTCGTACGTTTCGGCCGAGAAGGGTGCCTACCACTACGGTCAGTTCGCGGACCTGCTCGACCGTAAGGCGCCCAACGGTCCGACGTTCTACGACTGGGCCACCAAGAAGCACGCGAGCAAGCCGCTGATGATCGCCGAGTGGGGCGTGTACCACCGCATCGGTAAGCCGGTCGACAAGACCGCCGGCTACAACTCGGTGCTGCCGGAGCTGGCCAAGCGGCCCGGGATCAAGGCCATCGTCTACTTCGACACCAAGAACGACGACGAAGGCGACCGCGACATCAGCATCGACTCGACCAAGAACAACCTGGCCGCGTTCAAGAAGCTCGCCGCCAACCCGATCTTCAACGTCAAGATCGGCTGAACCACCCGCACTTCCCCACGAGCCGCCCGGCATCAGCCGGGCGGCTCGACCGCTTTCCGGGTCAGGCGGACATCCCGCCGTCGACGGCGATCGTGGCACCGGTGATGAAGCTGCTGTCGTCGCTCGCCAGGAAGAGCACCGTGCGGGCGATCTCGTCGACCGAGGCGTGCCGGGCGAGCGGGATCATCCGGTCGAAGGCCGCGGCCGCCGTGTCCGCGTCCGCGCCGGTGGCCTCCTGCTCGATCGCCCGCTGGAACGCCGTGTCGGTCGGCCCGGGGTGGATGGTGTTGACCCGGATGCGGCGGGCCGCGCACTCCTTGGCCGCCACCCGCATCAGCCCGACCTGCGCGTGCTTCGCGGTCGCGTAGCCGGCGATGCCCGGGTCCGCGGTCAGCCCGACCACGCTCGAATTGATGATCACGCTGCCGCCGTCGCGCATCGCCGGAAGGCCGTACCTGAGCACGTGGAACGCGCCGAGGACGTGGACGGCCAGGACCCGGGCGAAGTCCTCGACCGGGTAGTCGACGAGCGGCGCGATCGGGCCGCTGATGCCGGCGTTGCTGAACAGCACGTCGAGGGGGCCGAGGTCGTCGACGGCCGCGTTCACGGCGGCGCGCACCGCGTCGGGATCGGTGACGTCCGCGACGGTCGCGCCCGCGCCGAGGTCGGCGGCGGCCCGGTCCAGCGCCCCCGCGACGAGCCCGACCAGGTGCACCCGGGCGCCGGCCGCGACGAAGAGGCGCGCGGTGGCGAGGCCGATGCCGCTCTCCGCCCCGGTGATCAGCGCCGTCCGTCCGGCGAGCGGGTAGGTACTCATGCGAAGCCCGCGTTGATGGCGGTGCTGAGCCGCTGCTCGGTGAGCTCGCCGGCGCTGAGCTCGCCGACCACCGCGCCGCGCCGCAGGACCACCACCCGATGGCAGAGCTCGGTCAGCTCGGCGAGGTCGGTCGAGGCGAGCAGCACCACCCGGCCGTCGTCCGCCAGCTCACGCACGATCTCGTGCATCTCACCGCGGGCGCCGACGTCGACGCCGCGGGTCGGGTCGTCCAGCACGATCACCGCCGAGCCGGCGTCCAGCCACTTCGCGAACACCACCTTCTGCTGGTTGCCGCCGGAGAGCTCGCCGGCCAGGCCGTACATGTCGCCGCGGAAGCGCATCCGGCGCAGGTTGGTCTCGGCGCGGGCGCGCAGCTCGCGGCCGCGGCGCCACCAGGGTCCGGCGCCGATGCCGAGCCAGCGGACCGCTGTCGCGTTCTCCCAGACGGGCTGGTCCAGCATCAGCCCGAAACGCTTGCGGTCGCCGGGCACGAAGGCGACGCCGCGGCGTACGGCGTCGCGGAAGGACCGGGGTCCGGGGCCGCCGAGCAGGCCGACCCGGCCGGCGGCGGGCCGGCCGAGGCCGCAGACCAGGTCCAGTACGGCCAGGTGGCCCGCGCCCTCCAGCCCGGCGATGCCGACGATCTCGCCCGGCGCGACGCTCAGCGACACGCCGGCGAGCCGGCCCGGCACGTCCACGTCGGTCAGCGTGACGCCGGGGCCGGACCGCGGCCGGTGCCGCCGGGCCGCCGGACGGTGCGCGGGCGCTGCGTCGCCGAGCATGGCCCGGACCAGGTCGTCGAGGCCGAGCTCCGCCGTCGGCACGCCGCGCAGCGCCGGGCGGCCGTCGCGCAGCACGCTGATCCGGTCGGCGACCCGGCGCACCTCCTGGAGGAAGTGGGAGATGTAGAGGACCGCGATGCCGCGGGCGGCCACCCGCCGCAGCACCGCGTGCAGACGGTCGACGGCGGCGGCCGGCAGCGCCGAGGTCGGCTCGTCCAGGATCAGCACCCGGGGGCCGGTCAGCAGCGCGCGGCTCACCTCGAGCAGCTGCCGGTCGGCCAGGCTCAGCTCGCCGGCCGTCGCCCGGGTGGGCACCTCGGCCAGGCCGAGGTCGGCCAGGACCGGGGCGGCCCGGCGCTCCATCGTGGCCAGGCTGAGCAGGCCGTAGCGGCGCGGCAGGTCGGCGATGAAGAGGTTCTCGGCGACCGTCAGGTCCGGGAAGAGGCTGAGCTCCTGCGCGACGATGGCGATGCCGCGGGCGGCCGCGGCGCGCGGCCCGGCGAACCGGACCGGCGCGTCGTCCAGGGTGACCGCGCCGGCGTCGGGCGTCACCACCCCGCAGAGGATCTTCACCAGGGTGGACTTGCCCGCGCCGTTCTCGCCGACCAGCGCGTGTATCTCGCCGTCGCGCAGCTCGATGTCGCCGCCGTCCAGCGCCGTCACGCCGCCGTAGTGCTTGACCAGCCCGGCCGCCCGCAGCATCAGCGTGCCTGGTCCATCGGCTTGGTGTTCGCCGCCGGGTCCTTGAGCAGGCTGTCGATCTGGCTCTGGTAGCCGGCCTTCGCCGCGGCCGGTGTGCTGCCGCGCTGGATCACGTCGTCGACGTTCTCCTTCGTCACGATCAGGCCGGGGCTGACGAACCAGCCCTTCGGCAGCTCGAGCTCGCCCCGGACCGACTTGATCAGCATGGCGCTGGCGAGGTAGCCCTTGAGGTAGTGCTCGGGGTCGATGGTGGTGAAGTTGGTACCGTCCTTCACCGCCTGCAGGGTCTTGTCGTCGACGTCGAAGCCCGCGGTGAGCCACTTGCCGTTCTTCTCCTGCTTGAGCCGGGCCAGGTCGTAGCTGTCGGCGTCACCGACGCCGAGGAACGCCAGCGCGTCGCCGTGCGCGCTGACCAGCGAGGACCAGGCGCTGTAGTTCTTGGTCGGCTCGCTGTAGGTCTGGAACGGCCCGAGCACGGTGATGCCGGGCGCCTTCGCGTTCAGGGTCTCCTTGATCCCGGCGGCCCGGTTGTCCAGCACCGGGGTGCCCGGGTTGGGCACGCCGACGACCACCGTGCCGGTCGCGGTGGGGCTCAGGTGCTTGAGCAGCTCGCCGGCCATCTGCGCGCCGAGGTCGTAGTTGTCGTTGCCGACGTAGAACTCGATCTTGCTGCCGTCGGTCGGCGAGGTGTCGAGGGCGATGACGGGTACCCCGCTGTCGATCGCCTCCGCGGCGGGCCGGGTGAAGAGCGGCGGGTCGAGGTTCTCCAGGATCACCCCGTCGCGGGCGGTGGTGACGAGGTTCTGGAAGAGCTGCACCTCCGCGGGGCCGTCGGTGTCGGGCGGCCCGACGACCTGGAAGTCGACGTTGCCGTCGTCGGTCGCGGCCTGCGTGGCGCCGTCCGACATCTCGATGGCGAAGTTGAGGCTGACGTTGGCGACGGCGATGCCCATCTCGAGGCGGCCCTCCTCGTCACCACCGCCGCCGCTGTCGTCGCCGCCGCAGGCGACGAGTGCGAGCCCGAGACACAACACACCGGCGCCGGCGAGCAGGCGCCTCCCGTATGCAGACATGGCGTGACCTTCCTCAGATCGTCCGGGTGCGGTAACGGCGCAGGGCGGCATCGGCCGCGACGGCCACGAGGATGACGGCTCCGGTGGCGAAGCTCGTCCAGTTGATCGGGATGCGGAAGAAGACGAGCGCGGAGGTGACCAGGGCCAGGATCAGGGCGCCGATGATCGCGCCCGGCACCGAGCCCCGGCCGCCGCCCAGCGCCGTGCCGCCGATGATGGCGGCGGCGATCGCGGTCAGTTCGAAGCCCTCGCCGAGGGTGGGGTCGCCGGACATGAAGAAGGCCAGCGCGAGCGTGCCGGCCACGCCGGCCATCAGCCCCGACACGGCCAGCGCCTGGATCCGGATCCGGTCGACGGGCAGGCCGGTGTAGGCCGCCGCGTCCGGGTTGGACCCGATCGCGCGGACCTGCGCGCCGAACCGGGTACGGGTGAAGACGAGCGTCAGCACCGCACCCAGCACGACGAGCAGCGGCAGCGTGACGGGTACGCCGAGGTAGCGCCCGCCGAGGTCGACGAAGAAGGAGTTGTCCCGGGGCACCTCGAAGATCTGCTTCCCGGCGGCGAACGCGAGCGCGATGCCCCGGAAGAGCAGCGCCGTCGCCAGGGTGACGATGAACGACGGTATCCGGGCGTACGTGGTGATCACGCCGTTGAGCGCGCCGAGCGCGGTGGCCATCAGCAGGATCACCGGTACGGCCAGCCACGGCGGCATGCCGTCGCGCATGAGCACGGCGCCGACCACCATGCTGAGCGCGAAGTTGCCGCCCACCGAGAGATCGACCTCCCGCATGGCGAGCGGGAAGACCATGCCGGCCGCCATCAGCCCGACGTAGGCGGCGTTACGCCCGGTGGAGAGCAGGTTGTCGGCGTCGAGGAAGCCGGGCCGGAACACGCCGACCCCGAGGACGAGCACGACGAGAACGACGACCACGCCCGTCTCATCGCGGATGAGACGGCTCCACCGGCGCGGCCCGCGAGGCGGTACCGGCGCGGTGCCCTGAGAGTCGACGGTCAGCGGCCGTGTCATGGGATATGTTCGCGATGCGAACGTCCGGTTGCCATACGTACAAGAGTTGCGATCAATGACAGTCCATGTCAAGGGGCAACCACACCCCTCACCGCCTGTTGATATTCACGTTCATCTAGGTCATGTTGGACACATGCCGACCGTCCGGGACGCCGTCTACGAGGTGCTGCGCCGCCACGGCCTCACCACGCTCTTCGCGAATCCGGGGTCGACGGAGATCGCCTTCCTGGCCGGGCTGCCGGACGACTTCCGCTTCGTGCTCGCCCTGCACGAGGCCTCGGTGGTCGGCATGGCCACCGGCTTCGCGCTGGCGCGCGACCGGCCCGCCCTGGTCAACCTGCACACCACCGCCGGGCTGGGCAACGCCGTCGGCGCGCTGGCCACCGCGCGGGTCAACCGCAGCCCGCTCGTCGTCATCGTCGGCCAGCAGGACCGCCGGCACCTGCTGCTGGAACCGTTCCTCACCGGACGGCTGCGCGGCCTCGCCGGCGAGTACCCGGTCTGGCACTGCGAGCCGGCCCGCCCGCAGGACGTGCCGTCGGCGGTCGCCCGCGCCGTGCACGAGGCGAGCACCGCGCGCGGGCCGGCCCTGGTCGTCGTCCCGTCCGGCGACTGGGCCGAGGAACTGCCCGCCGGCGCCGAGGTCGCCGCGCCCGCGCTGGTGCACCGGCCGGCCGGCGCGCGGCACGCCGTCCCGCCCGCGCTCGCCGCCATGCTGCGCGACGCCGCCGCGCCGGCGCTGGTGACCGGCGCCGGAGCGAGCGACCCGGAGTGCTGGCGTGCGCTCGTCGCGCTCGCCGAACGGCTCGGCGCGCCGGTGTGGCAGGAGTCGTTCGGCGCCCGGGCCGGGTTCCCGCAGGATCATCCGCTCTTCGCCGGGCACCTGCCGGCGAGCCGGGGCCGGCTGCGTGCGGCGCTCGGCGCGTACGACGTGGTAGTCGTGGTGGGTGCGCCGGTGTTCCGGCAGTACCCGTACGAGACCGGGCCGCTGATCCCGCCCGGCACCCGGGCCGCCCTGATCACCGACGACCCGGACGAGGCGCATCGCGGACCCGTCGAGATCGCCGTACTGGCCAAGCCCGCGGCCGTGGTGCGCGAGCTGACCGCCCTGCTGCCGGCCCGCCCGTCCACCGGTGGCGTCCGGCCGGTCCCGCCGGCCGTGCCCGCGCCGGCGCCGGGCGCGCCGCTGCGGCCGCCGTGGGTGCTCGCCGAGCTCGGCCGGCGGCTGCCCGCGGACGTGGTGCTCGTCGAGGAGACCCCGTCGAGCCGTCCCGACCTGCACGCGCTCATCCCGGCACGCACCCCGCTGGGTTTCGTGAGCGCGGCGATGGGCGGCCTCGGCTTCGGCCTGCCCGCGGCGCTCGGCCTGCGCCTGGGCGACCCCGGGCGCCCGGTGGTGGCGGTCCTCGGCGACGGCTCCTCGATGTACAGCATCCAGGCGCTGTGGAGCGCGGCGCACTACCGGATCGGCGCCCTGCTGATCGTGCTCGCCAACGGCCGCTACGCGATCATGGACCGGCTCGCGGAGCGCGCCGGCGGCAAGCCCGCCTGGCCGGCCTTCACCGAGCTGAACATCTCCGGCATGGCCGCCTCGATGGGGTGCCCGCACGCTCGGGCGGCCACCGCGGCCGAGCTGACCGCCGCGCTGGACGAGGTGATACCGGGCCTGCGCGAGCGCCGCGAGCCGCTGCTGCTGGAGGTCGTGGTCGAGCCCGACCCGGAGTTCGACCCGATCACCCAGCAGGCCAC belongs to Amorphoplanes digitatis and includes:
- a CDS encoding helix-turn-helix domain-containing protein; this encodes MALTTRGDVFLKVLWDMAADERIVDELVEAARAQAPEVARLPPAETRRHVAILFAAGLASFERSGDPSERDFAEAARLGADRAAQGISIGGLLGAVQAGRTRALEIAVQRARAADIPDGLLLEVLLDMDRYLGALERHVISGHRAAERDLAGDRADAGDRVLRGLLLGEEPEPSPAELARVGLRPDGRYHCLVAEVGDPARLRPAGRRLAAAGGVCGTVGGRLAALTHRLPAGCETDLLVVAGPAAPLSELPSMYGLCLAALPLAARSPRRGPHLLMDHAVDLALTAQPLLAGLNSAAFLGELRAADDFHRELASTALAYLDHGQRLDHTATALHVHPNTVRYRLRRLHELTGVPIVAGEPGDHRSVPELLRLWWALRTWLESPAADPKASADFNA
- a CDS encoding YncE family protein — encoded protein: MALKSSALVALVAVLTAAPLPASAAPPPLREVMFVGNNWEGTVDVIGSSGGYGKLGRINVIPDKDARLWEIYLNPIRLAFFLGIRSGPGEGHDQLVDDMYTTPDGGALVASRPSFADVVSIDLRTGAVRWRFAVSGYRADHMAVSPDGTRVAVSASTSNTVHVLDIATGRQLGSFATGDKPHENIYSADGRYLWNMSIGEVNTDLDDPIWDWTKGNRRITVADTTTFQTVRTIDMRARLDAFGRSDLSNAMRPTVFSADGSKLYFQVSFFNGLVEYDIATDRITRVKTLPKNPATSDDRTTFVNDSRHHGLALSPDGGRLCVAGTMDDYATVVDRATLQEGELVPAAKPYWATVSGDGRDCVISESGADQVSAISFATGRRVATVAVGDHPQRVRIGHVPDNWAPPAAR
- a CDS encoding serine/threonine-protein kinase, encoding MNVDWPSAGTLMASRYRLVSRLETGGMAQIWHADDELLDRPVALKLPAGLDPASADVLHLAWKEARMAARLSHPNIAAVHDYNAAMRPEGYMAPFVVMELLAGESLAARLARSPLGWRESASIGAAVADALNAAHANGVVHRDIKPGNVMLTPTGVKILDFGISATTGEPDDDETGATFGTPAYVAPERLDGKPAEPATDVYGLGVLLYEMVTGEPPYPVDTWEELDAARTAPPRALPPGLPVAFRDLVESCLREEPDLRPTAAHVGHGLATLTPPPPATRRRPARRRLALFSGLTALVVSVIALFAALGSSRQTLDATGEPSATAAPTAAPPSPAPTTPGTLSAPRRTAATTAAPLRVDDAIDRVRSAVVAGRELGEIRPDVAQDLINLLGPLGRAKAADVLQHAKELQRKVLERVEEGSVDGDRADLLRSRLADLERAAERGSG
- a CDS encoding LacI family DNA-binding transcriptional regulator is translated as MTGERTRGTGRPTLDQVAVRAGVGRGTVSRVVNGSDQVSPAARAAVKDAIAELGYVPNRAARTLVTQRTDSIALVIFESGERFFAEPFFGRIVQSISSGLVDRGLQMVLMISQSRQERERLEGYLTRQHVDGALLLSLHGADTLLSTLEQRGVATVRAGRPTQAEPGCFVDADNRGGAREAVQYLARLGRRRIATITGPLDMAAGIARLDGYRDVVGEGIVVNGDFSEESGAEAMRRLLDRHPDVDAVFAAADMMAAGALRVMRERGLVAPRDIAVIGFDDSVIARHTDPPLSSVHQPIEEMGQEMVRLLLAKIDGEEAEEGGLVLSTRLVLRGSA
- a CDS encoding glycoside hydrolase family 26 protein, with the protein product MRIKFAKSLTVLTAMALGAGTAMAGTTAATAAPAKPCVTDKNLVPSCGVLWGAAAGGFTTAPRDAELKKWEKTSGRTASIFHTYHKGDEAFPTQAEIDMTSDPANPRVLLTNWKIAYGSSWAKVAKGEQDKRIDAFAARIKKDYGDKKFFLVLNHEPENDVIAKKGSGWEAKDFAAMYRHTIKRLESKGVDNAINVMAYMGNEKWMAQSWWADLYPGDDVVDWIGLDSYVSAEKGAYHYGQFADLLDRKAPNGPTFYDWATKKHASKPLMIAEWGVYHRIGKPVDKTAGYNSVLPELAKRPGIKAIVYFDTKNDDEGDRDISIDSTKNNLAAFKKLAANPIFNVKIG
- a CDS encoding SDR family NAD(P)-dependent oxidoreductase; this encodes MSTYPLAGRTALITGAESGIGLATARLFVAAGARVHLVGLVAGALDRAAADLGAGATVADVTDPDAVRAAVNAAVDDLGPLDVLFSNAGISGPIAPLVDYPVEDFARVLAVHVLGAFHVLRYGLPAMRDGGSVIINSSVVGLTADPGIAGYATAKHAQVGLMRVAAKECAARRIRVNTIHPGPTDTAFQRAIEQEATGADADTAAAAFDRMIPLARHASVDEIARTVLFLASDDSSFITGATIAVDGGMSA
- a CDS encoding sugar ABC transporter ATP-binding protein; translation: MLRAAGLVKHYGGVTALDGGDIELRDGEIHALVGENGAGKSTLVKILCGVVTPDAGAVTLDDAPVRFAGPRAAAARGIAIVAQELSLFPDLTVAENLFIADLPRRYGLLSLATMERRAAPVLADLGLAEVPTRATAGELSLADRQLLEVSRALLTGPRVLILDEPTSALPAAAVDRLHAVLRRVAARGIAVLYISHFLQEVRRVADRISVLRDGRPALRGVPTAELGLDDLVRAMLGDAAPAHRPAARRHRPRSGPGVTLTDVDVPGRLAGVSLSVAPGEIVGIAGLEGAGHLAVLDLVCGLGRPAAGRVGLLGGPGPRSFRDAVRRGVAFVPGDRKRFGLMLDQPVWENATAVRWLGIGAGPWWRRGRELRARAETNLRRMRFRGDMYGLAGELSGGNQQKVVFAKWLDAGSAVIVLDDPTRGVDVGARGEMHEIVRELADDGRVVLLASTDLAELTELCHRVVVLRRGAVVGELSAGELTEQRLSTAINAGFA
- a CDS encoding sugar ABC transporter substrate-binding protein, giving the protein MSAYGRRLLAGAGVLCLGLALVACGGDDSGGGGDEEGRLEMGIAVANVSLNFAIEMSDGATQAATDDGNVDFQVVGPPDTDGPAEVQLFQNLVTTARDGVILENLDPPLFTRPAAEAIDSGVPVIALDTSPTDGSKIEFYVGNDNYDLGAQMAGELLKHLSPTATGTVVVGVPNPGTPVLDNRAAGIKETLNAKAPGITVLGPFQTYSEPTKNYSAWSSLVSAHGDALAFLGVGDADSYDLARLKQEKNGKWLTAGFDVDDKTLQAVKDGTNFTTIDPEHYLKGYLASAMLIKSVRGELELPKGWFVSPGLIVTKENVDDVIQRGSTPAAAKAGYQSQIDSLLKDPAANTKPMDQAR